The Anopheles coluzzii chromosome 2, AcolN3, whole genome shotgun sequence genome window below encodes:
- the LOC120948757 gene encoding importin-4-like, producing the protein MEQTIKNLLVADNDLIQQATAELKEAFKKPETIPQLCEICVTNTDPQVRQYAAMLLKKHLGKLRAWREVPAETQALIKKGMLEAIVNESEKSVRNAITGFVGVLVKHEAEKEDGWMGEVLKFMFESTSSSDPKLSELGSSVFNTLTDVAPDQFMPHIEMVCQLFSTALTATEASGNMATPVIYNILLGMSHLVPFIPGRQEIEQTYQDSIPYVLKALSAFAEQDSYKFIEAFDILENLADESSRTLSPHMKLLIDFCLQMAGNTQLDDSVRVKTITFIGWLVRLKKKMIIKQKLVEPIVNALFTLMSVAPDVEDEDEEYFGSNEVSTPSTCATQSLDVLALHIPPKQLFPPLMALLEPALAGDNPLPKKAAYLSIAVIAEGCSEHICSKYLRVLVDVIKRGITDENVMIRNAALFALGQFSEHLQPEISQHADEILPILFEFLQQLCLQIRSGGKEPPHIDRVFYALETTCENLEDQVTPYLPMLMERLFESLDTRNSVHLRELSLTTIAATASAAKEHMLPYFPRLIDCLKLYLVKTDDEDICTLRPQAIDTFAALVRTIGKDNFLPLAVDTLNMGLTMMDESNDPDLRRSCYNLFASMASSVKEDMSGSLNKIVETMLESVRSSEGIVPTFKEGAGDDMAILANGALAGTNGSGDGDDEDEEFDIENSVGDEEEDEEDIAGYSIENAYMDEKEEAILALMEFAEHTGPAFAPFIQTAFEEIYKLLNHPNEDIRKASIDAVKQFVVALHQLGNMEGVHQTILILIPKLSEIIRTDEERTVVMSALDGFSDILQEVGVATFQADGQKDAVFNCIVDVLNGKVACQFDEPVDEEQEESEYDEAILESAGDILPKFGRALPAEEFAVYFGRVWPYFIQKIEKTKQKDETSDSQRAFAIGVLAECFEGLKEFNRNWIDTLLPIFLSCVQDRNNEVRSNTVYGLGEMVKHGKDCTFGHYPQIMAALSQLVSKEQHAGTLDNLCGALARLIITNCSLVPLKSVLPVFVEYLPLREDFTENLAVFQCLDLLYKQGDENLIPALCRILVVGLQVLCKKEYDTEECRELVHNLVKQISKDFPDKFAEVIRSSAEAAEFVQTLSLQ; encoded by the exons ATGGAACAAACCATCAAAAATCTGCTAGTGGCCGACAACGATTTAATACAGCAG GCCACGGCAGAATTGAAGGAAGCTTTCAAGAAACCGGAAACCATTCCCCAGCTGTGTGAAATATGCGTCACCAACACCGATCCCCAGGTGCGGCAGTACGCGGCAATGCTGCTGAAGAAGCATCTGGGCAAGCTGCGAGCGTGGCGAGAGGTGCCGGCAGAAACGCAAGCCCTCATCAAGAAGGGCATGCTGGAGGCCATCGTAAACGAGTCGGAAAAGTCGGTCCGAAACGCGATCACCGGCTTTGTCGGAGTGCTGGTGAAGCATGAGGCCGAAAAGGAGGACGGCTGGATGGGCGAGGTGCTCAAGTTCATGTTTGAAAGCACCAGCTCGAGCGATCCGAAGCTGAGCGAACTCGGCTCGTCCGTGTTCAACACGCTGACCGATGTGGCGCCGGATCAGTTTATGCCCCACATCGAGATGGTCTGCCAGCTGTTCTCAACCGCGCTCACGGCAACGGAGGCGAGCGGCAACATGGCCACGCCGGTAATCTACAACATCCTGCTCGGCATGTCCCATCTGGTCCCGTTCATTCCGGGACGGCAAGAGATCGAACAGACCTACCAGGACTCGATACCGTACGTGCTGAAGGCGCTCAGTGCCTTTGCCGAGCAGGACTCGTACAAGTTCATCGAGGCGTTCGATATACTGGAGAATTTGGCCGACGAGTCGTCTCGCACGCTGTCGCCTCACATGAAGCTGCTGATCGACTTCTGTCTGCAGATGGCTGGCAACACCCAGCTAGACGACTCGGTACGCGTGAAAACGATTACCTTCATCGGGTGGCTGGTGcggttgaagaaaaaaatgatcaTCAAGCAAAAGCTGGTGGAACCCATCGTGAATGCCCTGTTCACACTGATGAGCGTAGCGCCCGACGTGGAGGACGAGGATGAGGAGTACTTCGGCAGCAACGAGGTTTCGACGCCGAGCACCTGCGCTACCCAGTCGCTCGATGTGCTGGCATTGCACATTCCGCCGAAGCAGCTGTTTCCGCCGCTCATGGCACTGCTGGAACCGGCGCTGGCCGGTGATAATCCGCTCCCGAAGAAGGCGGCCTACCTATCGATCGCCGTCATTGCCGAGGGCTGCTCCGAGCACATCTGCAGCAAGTACCTGCGCGTACTGGTGGACGTGATCAAGCGCGGCATTACGGACGAGAACGTGATGATACGCAATGCGGCGCTGTTTGCGCTTGGGCAGTTTTCGGAACACTTGCAGCCGGAAATTTCGCAACATGCGGACGAAATTCTTCCCATTCTGTTCGAGTTTCTGCAGCAGCTGTGCCTTCAGATCCGATCGGGCGGCAAGGAACCGCCCCACATCGATCGTGTGTTTTACGCGCTGGAAACGACGTGCGAGAACCTAGAGGACCAGGTGACGCCCTACCTGCCGATGCTGATGGAGCGTCTGTTCGAATCGCTCGACACCCGTAACAGTGTCCATCTGCGGGAGCTGTCGCTGACGACGATTGCGGCCACGGCCAGCGCCGCCAAAGAGCACATGCTGCCGTACTTTCCCCGGCTGATCGACTGTTTGAAGCTGTACTTGGTGAAGACGGACGACGAGGACATCTGCACGCTTCGCCCGCAGGCGATCGACACGTTTGCGGCGTTGGTACGTACCATCGGGAAGGACAACTTCCTGCCGCTGGCCGTGGACACGCTGAACATGGGGCTGACGATGATGGACGAATCGAACGATCCGGATCTGCGGCGCAGCTGCTACAATCTGTTCGCCTCGATGGCCTCGTCGGTGAAGGAGGACATGTCGGGTTCGCTGAACAAGATCGTCGAAACAATGCTGGAGAGCGTGCGCAGCTCGGAGGGCATCGTGCCGACGTTCAAAGAGGGCGCCGGGGACGATATGGCCATCCTGGCGAACGGTGCATTGGCAGGTACGAACGGTTCCGGCGACGGCGACGATGAGGACGAAGAGTTCGACATCGAAAACTCGGTCGGCGATGAGGAAGAGGACGAGGAAGATATCGCCGGGTATAGTATCGAAAACGCGTACATGGACGAAAAGGAGGAAGCGATTCTGGCGCTGATGGAGTTTGCCGAGCATACGGGGCCCGCCTTTGCACCGTTCATACAGACGGCGTTTGAGGAAATCTACAAACTGTTGAACCACCCGAACGAGGACATTCGGAAGGCGTCGATCGACGCGGTCAAACAGTTTGTGGTGGCACTGCACCAGCTGGGCAACATGGAGGGTGTCCACCAGACGATCCTGATTCTGATACCGAAGCTGAGCGAAATCATCCGTACGGACGAGGAGCGCACGGTCGTCATGTCGGCGCTGGATGGGTTCAGCGACATACTGCAGGAGGTCGGTGTGGCCACGTTCCAGGCCGACGGGCAGAAGGATGCCGTGTTTAATTGCATTGTGGACGTGCTGAATGGAAAGGTTGCCTGCCAGTTCGATGAGCCGGTCgacgaggagcaggaggagagcGAGTACGACGAAGCCATCCTCGAGTCGGCTGGTGACATTTTGCCCAAGTTTGGCCGTGCCCTGCCGGCGGAAGAGTTTGCCGTTTACTTTGGACGCGTGTGGCCATACTTTATTCAGAAAATT GAAAAAACCAAGCAAAAGGATGAAACGAGCGACTCGCAGCGTGCCTTTGCGATTGGCGTGCTGGCGGAATGCTTTGAAGGTTTGAAGGAATTCAACCGCAACTGGATCGACACGCTGCTGCCCATCTTTCTGTCGTGCGTACAGGACCGCAACAACGAGGTACGCAGCAACACGGTGTACGGACTGGGAGAGATGGTGAAGCATGGAAAGGATTGCACTTTCGG TCACTATCCACAAATTATGGCAGCACTCTCCCAGCTCGTATCCAAAGAACAGCATGCCGGCACACTGGACAACCTGTGCGGGGCCCTAGCACGACTCATTATTACCAACTGCAGTTTGGTGCCGCTGAAAAGT gTTCTCCCGGTGTTTGTGGAGTATCTTCCATTGCGTGAAGATTTTACCGAAAATTTGGCCGTGTTCCAGTGCCTTGATTTGCTGTACAAGCAGGGCGACGAGAACCTAATACCGGCGCTGTGCCGCATTCTGGTGGTTGGTTTGCAGGTGCTTTGCAAGAAGGAGTATGACACTGAAG AATGCCGCGAGCTGGTGCACAATCTGGTGAAACAGATCAGCAAAGACTTCCCGGACAAGTTCGCCGAGGTGATCCGCAGCAGCGCCGAGGCTGCCGAGTTTgtgcaaacgctttcgctgcAGTAG
- the LOC120948759 gene encoding acetyl-coenzyme A transporter 1, giving the protein MSNRRKKTDRHDHETLLPPVDADEEKHEKSDLRGDWGNIAILFFLYLLQGIPIGLASAIPMLLQNRGASYKQQAEFSFAHWPFSLKLLWAPIVDSLFWKRFGRRKSWLIPTQYLIGIFMLILSLHVNRWLGAETTDTGGDDHATEQTSTLNIPLLTVIFFMLNFLAATQDIAVDGWALTMLKRCNVGHASTCNSVGQTAGYFLGYVAFMALESAEFCNSYLRAEPAPEGLVNLSGYLWFWGLVFLVTTTLVALGKRELSPSLDRGHEEHLELDIKQTYRLLVDIMKMKPILTLVAILLTAKAGFAACDAVTSLKLIDAGVPKDKLALLVVPLVPLQIVLPLAISKYTAGTRPMEVYLKAIPYRIGLTLAAAAIVWITPAIIRDHHVPYYYYMLLLTNYGLYQIALYSMFVAVMAFFARISDPAVGGTYMTLLNTLSNLGGNWPTTVVLWLVDYLTWKRCSNTADNDCSDGALKDACSAGGGKCTITIDGYYIEIFVCLLYGLVWYRWGSGRIRQLQELPLKAWRVARRVPRTHSS; this is encoded by the exons atGAGCAATCGGCGCAAGAAAACCGATCGGCATGATCACGAAACGCTTCTCCCGCCGGTCGATGCCGACGAGGAAAAGCACGAAAAAAGTGACCTGCGGGGTGACTGGGGCAACATTGCCATCCTGTTCTTTCTCTACCTGCTGCAAGGTATTCCGATTGGACTGGCCTCGGCCATACCGATGTTGCTACAGAACCGTGGAGCAAGCTACAAACAGCAG GCTGAATTCAGTTTCGCCCACTGGCCGTTCAGCTTAAAGCTGCTGTGGGCCCCGATCGTAGATTCGCTGTTCTGGAAACGCTTCGGACGGCGAAAATCATGGCTCATTCCGACGCAGTACCTGATCGGCATATTCATGCTGATACTTTCGCTGCACGTGAACCGTTGGCTGGGCGCGGAGACCACCGACACCGGTGGCGACGACCATGCCACCGAGCAAACCAGCACACTCAACATTCCGCTACTGACGGTCATCTTTTTCATGCTAAACTTCCTCGCCGCCACGCAGGACATTGCCGTGGATGGGTGGGCGTTAACGATGCTGAAGCGCTGCAACGTTGGGCACGCATCGACCTGCAACAGCGtcggccagacggcgggctaTTTCCTCGGGTACGTCGCCTTCATGGCACTGGAGTCGGCCGAATTCTGCAACAGCTATCTACGCGCCGAACCCGCCCCGGAAGGGTTGGTCAATCTGTCCGGTTACCTGTGGTTCTGGGGGTTGGTGTTTTTGGTTACCACCACGCTGGTTGCGCTTGGCAAGCGGGAACTATCGCCCAGCCTCGATCGGGGCCACGAGGAGCACCTGGAGCTGGACATCAAGCAAACCTACCGCTTGCTGGTGGACATTATGAAGATGAAACCGATTCTGACGCTGGTAGCAATACTGCTGACAGCCAAGGCAGGGTTTGCTGCCTGCGACGCGGTCACCTCGCTGAAGCTGATCGATGCAGGCGTACCGAAGGACAAACTGGCCCTGCTGGTTGTTCCGCTCGTTCCACTGCAGATTGTACTACCGTTGGCAATCAGCAAATACACCGCTGGAACGCGACCGATGGAAGTGTACCTGAAAGCGATCCCGTACCGGATAGGGCTCACGCTTGCGGCGGCCGCCATCGTGTGGATAACGCCCGCCATCATACGCGATCACCACGTGCCGTACTATTACTACATGCTGCTGCTAACGAACTACGGGCTGTACCAGATCGCGCTGTACAGCATGTTCGTGGCCGTGATGGCGTTTTTCGCTCGCATTAGCGATCCCGCCGTCGGGGGCACCTATATGACGCTGCTGAACACGCTCAGCAACCTCGGTGGCAACTGGCCCACGACCGTCGTACTGTGGCTGGTGGACTATCTTACGTGGAAGCGCTGTTCGAACACGGCCGATAACGATTGTTCGGATGGAGCGCTAAAAGAT gCTTGCAGTGCCGGCGGTGGCAAATGCACGATCACGATCGATGGGTATTATATAGAGATATTTGTCTGTCTGCTGTACGGGCTCGTTTGGTACCGGTGGGGCAGTGGCAGGATACGTCAGCTACAGGAACTTCCGCTCAAAGCGTGGCGCGTTGCGCGCAGAGTTCCACGCACGCACAGCAGCTAG
- the LOC120948720 gene encoding eukaryotic translation initiation factor 3 subunit E gives MAKFDLTAKNCQYLDRHLTFPLLEFLLQKKVFDQTSLLKFILETVSKTNMVDYKHDIRERLAMDKVHPDELAQGRANVLATLKELQAEVAPLMKCMEELKNPDSTKDSKSVIHALQQTLDYDIILSAQKLAKYLYECGNYNDSLSYLYVCMLVMEPNDKNYLGVLWGKLAVEILTLNWQTALEDLTRLRDFIENYNFSPIQVLQQRAWLIHWSVLVFFNHGKGRDLIIDMFLYKPQYLNAIQTMCPHILRYLATAVIINRGRRNALKDLIKVIQQESYTYRDPITEFLEHLYVNFDFEGARKKLHECQTVIVNDFFIIGCLTEFVENARLMIFETFCRIHQCITIGMLADKLNMKPDEAECWIVNLIRNARLDAKIDSKLGHVVMGTQPLSPYQQLVEKIDSLSVRSEALTLLVERKHKAKTQEAGEGHWKYY, from the exons ATGGCCAAGTTCGACCTCACGGCAAAGAATTGCCAGTATTTGGATCGTCATCTAACGTTTCCTTTGCTGGAATTTTTGCTCCAGAAAAAG GTATTCGACCAGACGTCGTTGCTGAAGTTCATCCTGGAGACGGTGAGCAAAACGAACATGGTCGATTACAAGCATGACATTCGCGAACGATTGGCCATGGATAAGGTGCACCCGGATGAGTTGGCCCAGGGCCGTGCGAATGTGCTCGCAACGCTGAAGGAGCTGCAGGCCGAGGTAGCGCCGCTGATGAAGTGCATGGAGGAGCTGAAGAATCCGGACTCGACGAAGGATTCCAAATCGGTCATCCATGCGTTGCAGCAGACGTTGGAT tacGACATTATCTTAAGCGCGCAAAAGCTGGCAAAGTATCTGTACGAATGCGGCAACTACAACGACTCGCTCTCGTACCTGTACGTCTGCATGCTGGTAATGGAGCCGAACGATAAAAACTACCTCGGTGTGCTGTGGGGCAAGCTGGCAGTCGAAATCCTGACGCTGAACTGGCAGACGGCTCTGGAGGATTTGACGCGGCTGCGCGATTTCATCGAAAACTACAACTTCTCGCCGATCCAGGTGCTGCAGCAGCGTGCGTGGCTGATTCACTGGAGCGTGCTGGTGTTCTTTAACCACGGCAAGGGCCGCGATCTGATCATCGACATGTTCCTGTACAAGCCGCAGTACTTGAACGCGATTCAAACGATGTGCCCGCACATCCTGCGCTACCTGGCGACGGCGGTCATCATCAACCGTGGTCGGCGCAATGCGCTCAAGGATCTGATCAAGGTGATCCAGCAGGAGTCGTACACGTACCGCGATCCGATCACCGAGTTCCTCGAGCATCTGTACGTGAACTTTGACTTCGAGGGTGCGCGCAAGAAGCTGCACGAGTGCCAGACGGTCATCGTGAACGATTTCTTCATCATCGGCTGCCTGACGGAGTTTGTCGAGAACGCGCGTCTGATGATCTTCGAAACGTTCTGTCGCATTCACCAGTGCATCACGATCGGCATGCTGGCGGACAAGCTGAACATGAAGCCGGACGAGGCGGAGTGTTGGATCGTGAACTTGATTCGCAATGCGCGGCTGGACGCCAAGATTGATTCGAAGCTCGGACACGTGGTGATGGGTACGCAGCCGCTCTCGCCCTACCAGCAGCTGGTAGAAAAAATTGACTCCCTCTCTGTACGCTCCGAAGCGTTGACCCTGTTGGTCGAGCGAAAGCACAAAGCTAAAACTCAGGAAGCCGGCGAAGGCCACTGGAAGTATTACTAG
- the LOC120948719 gene encoding DNA repair and recombination protein RAD54B-like, with amino-acid sequence MEFLIRKLQYWKSYSYSDSRPKSVDCQQTTNCQIVAAFLSASPRWAVALDKLQKTSAFCYRNRHIRALFTSLIMRRSSAPSMKRPGEPVQRLQPAKKNANVVSNTNSAHDSQLPAAAVPVSHDDRLSGGSCSKTIFKVVWGKISTRKHKTWEGDGTLEVSGRSAVLKDEAGKVITTASGLKIDEVTEGIQLVVGSKEVEVLEKCNENQQPRLEKSSTVVSSTGGSTICLPVPSIGGFKPPVQVVRDDVEAEARSEAPPRIDAVPLVDTTNFSRDSSCSVQSNFKSVFTTREDEQEAVQPLIMKKPSFEHQFQHNAQNETVVEVQVPLCVTRHLRPHQREGVAFLYECVTGLRMLEPAGCGAILADEMGLGKTLQCIALMYTLLKTGPYGKPLAKRVLIVTPSSLVDNWDREITKWLRSERIFTFIVGPNNKLKRYAQSPHIPILIISYEMLAKQIGELETVKFDLMFCDEGHRLKNSNVKAFGVLNRLECRRRVLLTGTPIQNDLQEFFSLINFVNPGAIGTYQDFKARYETPIVVSQRPGVLPQSIELGIERLNELNAITGRFVLRRTQEVVNRYLPDKHEVVVFCHPSALQTQLTRTALSFYESEKGADNAVSPLQLITILKKICNHPSLVSVQGKGDPESLVHLLAEQLPPWQRMGPTDSAKLGIVEALLEAMLAMQEKIVIVSYYSKTLDMIGGLCDHYNYKYCRLDGSTAGPDRSRIVAAFNNPANDSFILLLSAKAGGAGLNLIGASRLVLYDNDWNPANDLQAMSRVWRDGQRKPVFIYRLLTAYSIEERIFQRQISKTSLSGTVVDQRQNLSNLKLSEEELKDLFSIIDPNAESDCLTHSLLECPCAGIGNAPDRVAELPELCDPLDDLTNETNEPISRFQLRPTVGGGGKHGKLGTKKHALKMQELMRWEHHRSPVSERVLEQLGLARSADEIVFLFRNIVSAPK; translated from the coding sequence ATGGAATTTCTTATACGAAAATTGCAATATTGGAAAAGCTATTCCTATTCGGATTCTCGCCCCAAATCAGTTGATtgtcaacaaacaacaaactgtCAAATTGTGGCGGCATTTCTATCTGCTTCGCCGCGATGGGCAGTTGCGTTGGATAAGTTGCAAAAAACATCTGCATTTTGTTATAGAAATAGACATATTCGTGCGTTATTTACATCGCTCATTATGCGACGAAGTAGTGCTCCGTCGATGAAACGTCCCGGCGAACCGGTACAAAGGTTACAGCCGGCAAAGAAAAATGCTAATGTAGTGAGCAATACCAACAGTGCGCACGATTCGCAACTCCCAGCTGCAGCCGTCCCAGTAAGCCATGACGATAGGCTCTCGGGTGGAAGCTGTTCCAAAACCATCTTTAAGGTAGTGTGGGGGAAAATTAGCACAAGGAAGCACAAGACCTGGGAAGGCGACGGTACGCTCGAAGTGTCCGGCAGAAGTGCGGTGTTGAAGGATGAAGCGGGGAAAGTAATCACCACGGCCAGCGGATTAAAGATCGACGAAGTGACGGAAGGTATCCAGCTGGTGGTGGGTTCTAAGGAGGTGGAAGTTTTGGAGAAATGCAATGAAAATCAACAACCAAGGTTGGAAAAATCGTCAACCGTAGTGAGCAGTACTGGTGGTTCGACGATTTGTTTGCCAGTGCCCTCGATTGGTGGTTTTAAACCGCCAGTGCAAGTGGTGCGGGATGATGTTGAAGCGGAAGCACGATCAGAAGCACCTCCCAGGATTGATGCTGTGCCGCTGGTTGATACGACCAACTTTTCCCGCGATAGTTCCTGTAGTGTGCAGAGCAATTTTAAATCGGTCTTTACAACCCGAGAAGACGAACAAGAGGCAGTGCAACCACTGATTATGAAGAAACCATCGTTCGAACACCAATTTCAACACAATGCTCAAAATGAAACGGTGGTGGAGGTGCAGGTCCCCCTCTGTGTTACACGCCACCTGCGACCGCACCAGCGCGAAGGTGTTGCCTTCCTGTACGAATGTGTGACCGGGCTGAGAATGCTGGAACCGGCCGGGTGCGGTGCAATTTTGGCCGACGAAATGGGGCTCGGTAAGACGCTGCAGTGCATTGCGCTCATGTATACGCTGCTAAAGACCGGTCCGTACGGAAAACCGCTCGCCAAGCGTGTTCTGATTGTCACCCCCAGCAGTTTGGTGGATAACTGGGACCGAGAAATTACCAAGTGGCTGCGAAGCGAGCGCATTTTTACGTTCATCGTTGGGCCAAACAATAAGCTCAAACGGTACGCCCAGTCGCCGCACATTCCCATACTGATCATATCGTACGAGATGCTGGCAAAGCAGATCGGTGAACTGGAGACGGTCAAGTTCGATCTGATGTTTTGCGACGAAGGGCACCGGTTAAAGAACAGCAACGTGAAGGCGTTCGGCGTGCTGAATCGGTTGGAGTGCCGGCGCCGGGTGCTGCTAACCGGTACACCCATACAGAACGATCTGCAGGAATTTTTCTCCCTAATTAACTTTGTCAATCCGGGAGCGATCGGTACGTACCAGGATTTCAAGGCACGTTACGAAACGCCCATCGTTGTATCGCAACGACCCGGCGTGTTGCCACAATCGATCGAGCTCGGGATCGAGCGGCTAAACGAGCTGAACGCGATAACGGGCCGCTTTGTGCTGAGGCGCACGCAGGAAGTGGTCAACCGATATCTGCCCGACAAGCACGAGGTGGTCGTGTTTTGCCATCCGTCCGCGCTGCAGACGCAACTGACCCGAACGGCACTGTCGTTTTACGAGAGTGAAAAAGGTGCGGACAATGCGGTCTCTCCGCTACAGTTAATAACGATTCTGAAAAAGATCTGTAATCACCCGTCGCTCGTGTCGGTACAGGGGAAGGGGGATCCGGAATCGTTGGTGCATCTGCTGGCGGAACAGTTGCCACCCTGGCAGCGGATGGGACCGACCGATTCGGCCAAGCTGGGCATTGTGGAGGCACTGCTGGAAGCAATGCTGGCAATGCAGGAAAAGATCGTGATCGTGTCGTACTATAGCAAAACGCTCGATATGATCGGTGGGTTGTGTGACCATTACAACTACAAGTACTGTCGGTTGGACGGATCGACGGCGGGTCCCGATCGGTCCCGGATCGTGGCCGCATTCAACAACCCTGCCAACGATAGTTTCATACTGCTGCTTAGCGCCAAAGCAGGCGGTGCAGGGCTGAATCTGATCGGTGCTTCTCGGCTGGTGCTGTACGATAATGACTGGAACCCGGCCAACGACCTGCAAGCCATGTCACGCGTGTGGCGTGATGGCCAACGGAAGCCGGTGTTCATTTACCGACTCCTGACCGCTTACTCCATCGAGGAGCGGATATTTCAGCGACAAATTTCGAAAACCTCCCTCAGCGGTACGGTGGTAGACCAGCGGCAAAACTTGAGCAATCTCAAACTATCCGAAGAAGAGCTGAAGGATCTGTTCTCCATCATCGATCCCAATGCTGAGTCCGACTGTTTGACGCACAGTTTGCTCGAGTGTCCGTGTGCGGGTATCGGTAACGCACCGGATAGGGTGGCAGAACTGCCGGAATTGTGCGACCCGCTGGATGATCTTACCAACGAAACAAACGAACCGATAAGTCGCTTCCAGCTACGACCCactgttggtggtggaggcAAGCATGGCAAGCTAGGTACGAAAAAGCACGCCCTCAAGATGCAGGAACTAATGCGCTGGGAACATCACCGATCGCCTGTGTCCGAACGGGTCCTGGAACAGCTCGGACTGGCTCGGAGTGCCGACGAgatagtgtttttgtttcgaaaCATTGTATCAGCACCGAAATAA
- the LOC120948721 gene encoding probable prefoldin subunit 4, whose protein sequence is MSAKVETKSKGTFQPDSDVHITYEDQMKINKFANYNAKVEDLKEELRIKQNELKNLEEAGDEIELLDDDVQIPFLMGDVFLSHDQAKTLELLAEAKERKKKEINGIQQTSRDLQQKMSDLKGYLYGRFGSNIHLENDE, encoded by the exons ATGAGTGCAAAAGTAGAAACAAAGTCGAAAGGCACCTTTCAACCG GACTCAGATGTTCACATCACCTACGAAGACCAGATGAAGATAAATAAGTTCGCCAACTACAACGCGAAGGTGGAGGATCTGAAGGAGGAGCTGCGCATCAAACAGAACGAGCTGAAAAATCTCGAAGAAGCGGGCGACGAAATAGAGCTGCTGGACGACGACGTACAGATCCCGTTCCTGATGGGGGACGTGTTTCTCTCGCACGATCAGGCCAAAACGCTCGAGCTGCTGGCGGAAGCGAAGGAGCgcaaaaagaaggaaatcAACGGCATCCAGCAGACCAGCCGCGATCTGCAGCAGAAGATGAGCGACCTGAAGGGTTACCTGTACGGTCGGTTCGGCAGCAATATTCATTTGGAAAATGATGAATAA